A genomic region of Prochlorococcus marinus XMU1405 contains the following coding sequences:
- the psbZ gene encoding photosystem II reaction center protein PsbZ, with protein sequence MQAVNFFFVNALLFASLIAVVGVPVLYVTQPSTEEGQRESRRKIYSIAAVWVVLVFVTGIVSSLV encoded by the coding sequence ATGCAGGCTGTTAACTTTTTTTTCGTAAATGCTCTATTATTTGCTTCTTTGATTGCGGTAGTTGGAGTACCCGTTTTATATGTGACTCAACCTTCTACTGAGGAAGGACAGCGAGAAAGTAGGAGAAAAATTTATTCTATTGCTGCTGTTTGGGTCGTTTTAGTTTTTGTGACAGGGATAGTTTCTTCATTAGTTTGA
- the gyrB gene encoding DNA topoisomerase (ATP-hydrolyzing) subunit B — protein sequence MSEDKRSNKISNDYGAEQIQVLEGLEPVRKRPGMYIGSTGPKGLHHLVYEVVDNSVDEALAGHCDHIEVVLRADGSASIADNGRGIPTDIHPRTGKSALETVLTVLHAGGKFGSGGYKVSGGLHGVGISVVNALSEWVNVTVYREGSEFNQRFEKGASKGELQTKKQSSKPFKKGTTICFKPDKTIFSGGIEFEYALLSSRLRELAYLNGGVKIVFRDERNQFSDGSFKEEIYLYQGGIKEYVQYMNSEKESIHPEIIYVDSQKENVYVEAALQWCSDVFSDNILGFANNIRTIDGGTHIEGLKTVLTRTFNNLAKKRGKRKDIEKNLAGENIREGLTVVLSVKVPDPEFEGQTKTKLGNTEVRGIVDSLIGEALTKFMEFNPGILDLILEKAIQSFNAAEAARRARELVRRKSVLESSTLPGKLADCSSRDPSESEIYIVEGDSAGGSAKQGRDRNFQAILPLRGKILNIEKTDDTKIYKNTEIQSLITALGLGIKGEEFDVSSLRYHRVVIMTDADVDGAHIRTLLLTFFYRYQRELVEKGYIYIACPPLYKVERGKNHKYCYNENQLKDTVLGFGENANYNIQRFKGLGEMMPKQLWDTTMNPETRMMKRVEIEDALEADRIFNILMGDKVAPRREFIETHSSKLDMATLDI from the coding sequence ATGAGTGAGGACAAAAGATCTAATAAAATCTCAAATGACTACGGTGCGGAACAGATTCAGGTTTTAGAAGGTTTAGAACCAGTTCGTAAACGCCCAGGTATGTATATAGGGTCTACAGGTCCTAAAGGTTTGCATCATTTGGTATATGAAGTTGTTGATAACTCGGTTGATGAAGCACTTGCAGGACATTGTGATCATATTGAAGTAGTTCTTAGAGCAGACGGATCAGCTTCAATTGCTGATAATGGAAGAGGTATCCCAACAGATATTCATCCAAGAACAGGGAAAAGTGCCTTAGAAACTGTGCTGACTGTTCTTCACGCAGGAGGAAAATTCGGAAGTGGTGGCTATAAAGTTTCCGGTGGTTTACATGGAGTAGGAATATCTGTAGTTAATGCTTTAAGTGAATGGGTTAATGTAACTGTTTATAGGGAAGGGAGTGAGTTTAATCAAAGATTTGAAAAAGGTGCATCAAAGGGTGAATTGCAAACTAAAAAGCAGTCTTCAAAACCTTTTAAAAAAGGGACCACAATTTGTTTTAAACCCGATAAAACGATTTTTTCTGGAGGAATCGAGTTTGAATATGCTCTTCTTTCGTCCAGATTAAGAGAATTAGCTTATCTAAATGGTGGTGTAAAAATTGTATTTAGAGATGAGAGAAATCAATTTTCAGATGGTTCGTTCAAAGAAGAAATTTACTTATATCAAGGAGGAATCAAAGAATATGTTCAATATATGAATTCAGAAAAGGAGTCAATTCATCCTGAGATAATTTATGTTGATTCACAGAAAGAAAACGTTTATGTAGAAGCAGCTTTACAATGGTGTTCAGATGTATTTTCAGATAATATTTTAGGATTTGCGAATAATATCAGAACTATTGATGGGGGTACCCATATTGAAGGATTAAAGACAGTTTTAACTAGAACTTTTAATAATTTGGCTAAAAAGAGGGGTAAAAGAAAAGATATTGAAAAAAATTTAGCTGGCGAAAATATTAGAGAGGGGTTAACTGTGGTTTTATCAGTTAAAGTTCCTGATCCAGAATTTGAAGGACAAACAAAAACTAAATTAGGTAATACCGAAGTAAGAGGAATTGTTGATTCTCTTATTGGCGAAGCTCTTACAAAATTTATGGAATTCAATCCTGGAATTTTGGACTTGATTCTTGAAAAAGCAATTCAATCTTTTAATGCAGCAGAAGCTGCAAGAAGGGCTAGAGAATTAGTCAGAAGAAAAAGTGTTCTTGAAAGTTCAACCTTGCCAGGAAAATTAGCTGATTGCAGTTCTAGAGATCCCTCAGAATCAGAAATATATATTGTTGAGGGCGATTCTGCTGGAGGCTCAGCAAAACAAGGCAGAGATCGAAATTTTCAGGCTATTTTGCCTCTTAGGGGTAAGATTCTGAATATCGAAAAAACTGATGATACTAAAATTTACAAAAATACAGAAATTCAATCATTAATAACAGCTTTAGGATTAGGAATTAAAGGTGAAGAGTTTGATGTTAGTTCCTTAAGATATCACAGAGTAGTAATTATGACTGATGCTGATGTTGATGGAGCTCATATTAGAACTTTATTATTAACATTTTTCTATAGATATCAAAGAGAGCTTGTCGAAAAAGGTTATATATATATAGCTTGTCCTCCTCTTTATAAAGTAGAGAGAGGTAAAAATCATAAGTATTGTTATAACGAGAATCAATTAAAGGATACTGTTTTAGGTTTTGGAGAAAATGCAAATTACAATATCCAGAGATTCAAGGGATTAGGTGAGATGATGCCAAAACAATTATGGGATACAACTATGAATCCCGAAACTAGGATGATGAAAAGAGTTGAAATTGAAGATGCACTTGAAGCTGACAGAATTTTTAACATATTAATGGGAGATAAAGTTGCACCTAGAAGAGAATTTATTGAAACTCACAGTAGTAAATTAGATATGGCAACTTTAGATATATGA
- the secA gene encoding preprotein translocase subunit SecA, translated as MLKLLLGDPNTRKLKRYQPIVEEINFLEEEISQLTDDELRKETQNLKSNISAELDFKKQKELLEEFLPKAFAIVREASKRVLDMRHFDVQLIGGMVLNECQIAEMKTGEGKTLVATLPCFLNALTGKGVHVVTVNDYLARRDAEWMGQVHRFLGLSVGLIQQDMNPVERKKNYDCDITYATNSELGFDYLRDNMATDISEVVQRKFNYCVIDEVDSILIDEARTPLIISGQVERPQEKYQKAAELSLALVKAKELSKDGIDPEGDYEVDEKQRSCILTDQGFAKCEEYLGVNDLYNPQDPWAHYITNALKAKELFIKDVNYIIKNDEAVIVDEFTGRVMPGRRWSDGQHQAIEAKERLKIQPETQTLASITYQNFFLLYPGLAGMTGTAKTEEVEFEKTYKLESTVIPTNQIRKRQDWSDQVFKTEIGKWKAVANETAQIHRDGRPVLIGTTSVEKSELLSSLLSAEKISHNLLNAKPENVEREAEIVAQAGRAGAVTIATNMAGRGTDIILGGNSDYMARLKLKEILIPLLVKPDNEHKPPIPKQRNSKSKGGFSKKAGSNLKKNISNSSTSLFPCKLDEAIEKKLSLLSDELVKNWGDRQLTVLQLDDRIATAAEKAPTDDDLIKLLRESLSDVKKEYEKVLIHEEEKVREAGGLHVIGTERHESRRVDNQLRGRAGRQGDLGSTRFFLSLEDNLLRIFGGDRVANLMNAFRVDEDMPIESGMLTRSLESAQKKVETYYYDIRKQVFEYDEVMNNQRKAVYSERLRVLKGIDLKSQVIGYGERTMIEIVDAYINPDLPPEEWNIDQLISKVKEFIYLLNDLKSDDINLLSIEELKNYLQEQLRIAYDLKESQIEKIRPGLMREAERFFILQQIDNLWREHLQSMDSLRESVGLRGYGQKDPLIEYKNEGYDMFLEMMTNMRRNVIYSMFMFQPKIGEDDKK; from the coding sequence ATGCTAAAACTTTTGTTGGGAGATCCAAATACACGAAAGTTAAAGCGCTATCAACCAATAGTGGAAGAGATAAATTTTTTAGAAGAAGAAATTTCTCAATTGACTGATGATGAGCTTAGAAAAGAAACTCAGAATCTTAAATCAAATATTTCAGCAGAATTAGATTTTAAAAAACAAAAAGAACTCCTAGAAGAATTTCTTCCTAAAGCCTTTGCAATTGTAAGAGAAGCAAGTAAACGTGTTCTTGATATGAGACATTTTGATGTTCAGTTAATAGGCGGGATGGTTTTAAATGAGTGTCAAATTGCTGAGATGAAGACTGGAGAGGGAAAAACTCTTGTCGCAACATTACCTTGTTTTCTAAATGCTCTTACGGGAAAAGGTGTTCATGTTGTCACTGTAAATGATTATTTAGCTAGAAGGGACGCAGAATGGATGGGCCAAGTTCATCGTTTTTTAGGTTTATCTGTTGGTTTGATTCAGCAAGATATGAATCCAGTTGAGAGAAAGAAAAATTATGATTGTGATATAACTTATGCAACAAATTCAGAATTAGGATTTGATTATTTAAGAGATAATATGGCTACCGATATTAGTGAGGTAGTTCAAAGAAAATTTAATTACTGCGTAATTGATGAGGTTGATTCAATATTAATTGATGAAGCAAGAACGCCTCTAATCATTTCTGGCCAAGTTGAAAGACCACAAGAAAAATATCAAAAAGCTGCAGAATTATCTCTGGCATTAGTCAAAGCAAAAGAATTAAGTAAAGATGGTATTGATCCAGAAGGTGATTATGAAGTTGATGAAAAACAGAGAAGTTGTATATTAACTGATCAGGGTTTTGCAAAGTGTGAAGAGTATTTGGGAGTTAATGACTTATATAATCCTCAAGATCCTTGGGCGCACTATATAACTAACGCTTTAAAAGCAAAAGAATTATTTATTAAAGATGTGAATTATATTATTAAGAACGATGAGGCTGTAATAGTGGATGAATTTACTGGTAGGGTAATGCCAGGAAGACGTTGGAGTGATGGACAGCATCAGGCAATAGAAGCGAAAGAGAGACTTAAAATTCAGCCTGAGACTCAAACATTAGCATCCATAACTTATCAGAATTTTTTCCTTTTATATCCTGGTTTAGCAGGAATGACTGGAACTGCAAAAACAGAGGAGGTTGAATTTGAAAAAACTTATAAATTAGAATCAACAGTTATACCTACAAATCAAATAAGAAAGAGACAAGATTGGTCTGATCAGGTATTTAAGACAGAGATTGGTAAATGGAAAGCCGTTGCTAATGAAACTGCACAAATTCATAGAGATGGTAGACCTGTTTTAATTGGTACAACAAGTGTTGAAAAAAGTGAATTATTAAGCTCACTTTTATCTGCAGAAAAAATCTCACATAATTTGTTAAACGCTAAGCCAGAGAACGTTGAACGTGAGGCAGAAATTGTTGCTCAGGCAGGAAGAGCAGGTGCTGTGACTATTGCGACTAATATGGCTGGAAGGGGAACAGATATTATTCTTGGCGGTAATAGTGACTATATGGCAAGGCTTAAATTAAAAGAAATTTTAATTCCTTTGTTAGTCAAGCCAGATAATGAGCATAAGCCACCAATACCTAAACAAAGAAATTCAAAATCCAAGGGTGGTTTTTCTAAAAAAGCTGGTTCAAATTTGAAAAAGAACATTTCAAATTCTTCAACAAGTCTTTTCCCATGCAAACTTGATGAAGCAATTGAAAAGAAACTCTCTCTTTTATCTGATGAACTGGTTAAAAATTGGGGAGATAGACAACTTACTGTCTTGCAGCTTGATGACAGGATAGCTACAGCTGCAGAAAAAGCACCAACTGATGATGACTTGATAAAGCTTTTGAGAGAATCTTTGTCTGATGTAAAAAAAGAATATGAGAAAGTTTTGATTCATGAAGAAGAAAAAGTTAGAGAGGCTGGTGGTTTACATGTCATTGGTACTGAGAGACATGAATCGCGAAGAGTGGATAATCAACTTAGAGGAAGAGCAGGAAGACAAGGAGATCTTGGAAGTACAAGATTCTTTTTATCTTTAGAAGATAATTTATTAAGGATTTTTGGAGGTGATAGAGTAGCAAATCTAATGAATGCTTTTAGGGTTGATGAAGATATGCCTATTGAGTCAGGAATGCTTACTAGGTCTCTAGAAAGTGCTCAAAAGAAAGTTGAAACCTACTATTACGATATTAGAAAACAAGTTTTTGAATACGACGAGGTAATGAACAATCAAAGAAAAGCAGTTTATAGCGAAAGACTAAGAGTATTGAAAGGAATTGATTTAAAAAGTCAAGTAATAGGATATGGAGAAAGGACAATGATTGAAATTGTAGATGCTTATATTAATCCTGATCTTCCTCCTGAAGAATGGAATATTGATCAATTAATTTCTAAAGTCAAAGAATTTATATATTTATTAAATGATCTTAAATCTGATGACATTAATTTACTTTCAATAGAAGAATTAAAAAACTATCTTCAAGAGCAGTTGCGAATAGCCTATGATTTAAAGGAATCACAAATAGAAAAGATTCGTCCAGGATTAATGAGAGAAGCTGAAAGATTTTTCATTTTGCAGCAAATTGATAATTTATGGCGAGAACATCTTCAATCCATGGATTCTTTAAGAGAGTCAGTTGGTCTAAGAGGTTATGGTCAAAAAGATCCTTTAATTGAATATAAAAACGAAGGATATGATATGTTTCTCGAAATGATGACAAATATGAGACGAAATGTTATTTATTCAATGTTTATGTTTCAACCTAAAATTGGTGAGGATGATAAAAAATAA
- the ribH gene encoding 6,7-dimethyl-8-ribityllumazine synthase, whose amino-acid sequence MAIFEGSFTNASTLKVGIVIARFNDLITNKILSGCLDCLKRHGLDTSELSNQVDIAWVPGSFELPIAAKTLTKKKSYDVVIALGAVIRGETSHYDVVISEASKGIAQVSNENNVPIIFGVLTTDTMQQALERAGIKNNLGWNYALQAIEMGSLIKNLN is encoded by the coding sequence ATGGCTATTTTTGAGGGTTCTTTTACCAATGCGTCTACTTTAAAAGTTGGTATTGTAATAGCAAGATTCAATGATTTAATTACAAATAAAATTCTATCTGGCTGTCTTGATTGTTTAAAAAGACATGGTTTAGATACTTCTGAATTAAGCAATCAAGTAGATATTGCTTGGGTTCCTGGTTCATTCGAATTACCAATCGCAGCTAAAACCCTCACGAAAAAAAAGAGTTATGACGTTGTAATTGCTCTTGGGGCTGTGATCCGTGGTGAAACTTCCCACTATGATGTAGTTATATCTGAGGCGAGCAAAGGTATTGCACAAGTTTCAAATGAAAATAATGTTCCAATTATTTTTGGAGTTTTAACTACTGATACTATGCAGCAGGCTCTAGAAAGAGCAGGAATTAAAAATAATCTTGGTTGGAATTATGCTTTACAAGCAATTGAGATGGGATCCTTAATTAAAAATTTAAATTAA
- the cysE gene encoding serine O-acetyltransferase, with protein MFRTFKSDIEIIKERDPAARGILEIFLCYPGFQSIVMHRFTHKLWQLRIPLIPRLLSHLNRLVTGIEIHPGAKIGKRVFIDHGMGVVIGETAEIGNNCLLYQGVTLGGTGKSHGKRHPTLMENVVVGAGAKVLGSITVGSNTRIGAGSVVVRNVEGNSTVVGVPGRVVHQSGVKVNPLAHSALPDAEANVIKNLMDRIDSLENEILKLQKALQCLNNSESIDISKLGNAQNLKDKEIIEFLGDD; from the coding sequence ATGTTTAGAACTTTTAAATCAGATATAGAAATTATTAAAGAAAGGGATCCTGCTGCCAGAGGAATATTAGAAATTTTTCTTTGCTACCCAGGCTTTCAATCAATAGTAATGCATAGGTTTACGCATAAATTATGGCAATTAAGGATTCCTCTCATACCACGCTTATTAAGTCATCTCAACAGATTAGTTACAGGCATTGAAATCCATCCTGGCGCCAAAATTGGTAAACGGGTTTTCATAGATCATGGGATGGGAGTAGTAATTGGTGAAACAGCTGAGATAGGCAATAATTGTCTACTTTATCAAGGAGTAACATTAGGAGGTACTGGTAAAAGTCATGGGAAAAGACACCCAACATTAATGGAAAATGTTGTAGTTGGAGCAGGTGCAAAAGTTCTTGGATCCATTACAGTAGGATCTAATACTCGTATTGGAGCTGGTTCAGTTGTTGTCCGTAATGTAGAGGGAAATAGTACTGTGGTTGGAGTTCCTGGCAGAGTCGTACATCAAAGTGGCGTGAAAGTAAATCCATTGGCTCACTCTGCCTTGCCAGACGCAGAAGCTAATGTGATTAAAAATTTAATGGACAGAATAGACTCACTGGAAAATGAAATTCTTAAATTACAGAAAGCTCTACAATGTCTAAACAATTCTGAATCAATTGATATTTCTAAACTCGGTAATGCTCAAAATCTTAAGGACAAAGAAATAATAGAATTTCTTGGAGATGATTAA
- a CDS encoding GNAT family N-acetyltransferase produces MQEISLIKHAKGALGLRFFGLGPNLKPTNGLIKLQKLLDTNTFWAKNRTINDLKKCLANSDVVISLWVGKEIVGFGRALTDGIYRGVLWDIVIDQNHQGKGFGTIIVKNLLSSKKIKNTKKLYLMTTNKKLFYSQFDFKEVTSQNLLIREI; encoded by the coding sequence ATGCAAGAAATATCTCTAATCAAACATGCCAAAGGTGCCTTAGGGTTAAGGTTTTTTGGATTAGGTCCTAATCTTAAACCAACAAATGGACTAATTAAGCTACAAAAATTACTAGATACCAATACTTTCTGGGCAAAAAATAGAACAATTAATGATCTAAAAAAATGTCTTGCTAACAGTGATGTCGTAATAAGTCTTTGGGTTGGTAAGGAAATAGTTGGTTTTGGTAGAGCTTTAACCGATGGGATTTACCGCGGAGTGCTTTGGGATATTGTCATAGATCAAAATCACCAAGGCAAAGGTTTTGGCACAATAATTGTTAAAAATCTTTTATCTTCAAAAAAAATTAAAAATACAAAAAAATTATATTTAATGACAACAAATAAAAAATTGTTTTACTCTCAATTCGATTTTAAAGAAGTTACTTCTCAAAATTTATTGATTCGTGAAATATAA
- the infC gene encoding translation initiation factor IF-3, with protein MPPRPRFDRRTPVRELPNINERIKYTQLRVVDSDGKQLGVIDRLKALEIASQRELDLVLVSEKANPPVCRIMDYGKYKFEQEKKAKEARKKSHQTEVKEVKMRYKIDTHDYDVRIGQATKFLKSGDKVKCTVIFRGREIQHSNLAETLLLKMSNDLEELSEVQQKPKREGRNMIMFLSPRKTPLIKKDAE; from the coding sequence ATGCCACCACGCCCACGCTTTGACCGACGCACTCCTGTAAGAGAGCTTCCAAATATTAATGAAAGAATAAAATACACTCAATTGAGAGTGGTTGATTCAGATGGTAAACAATTAGGTGTCATAGATAGACTTAAAGCATTAGAAATAGCCTCTCAAAGAGAACTTGATTTAGTTTTGGTCAGCGAAAAAGCGAATCCTCCTGTTTGTAGAATAATGGATTATGGAAAATACAAATTTGAGCAAGAAAAAAAAGCAAAAGAAGCAAGAAAAAAATCTCATCAAACTGAAGTTAAAGAAGTAAAAATGAGGTACAAAATTGACACACATGATTATGACGTACGAATAGGACAAGCTACTAAATTTTTAAAATCAGGGGATAAGGTGAAATGCACTGTAATTTTTAGGGGTCGAGAAATACAACACTCGAATTTAGCTGAAACACTCCTATTAAAAATGTCTAATGACTTAGAAGAGTTATCAGAGGTTCAACAAAAGCCAAAAAGAGAAGGGAGAAACATGATTATGTTTTTAAGCCCTAGAAAAACTCCTCTTATTAAAAAAGATGCAGAATGA
- the miaA gene encoding tRNA (adenosine(37)-N6)-dimethylallyltransferase MiaA, whose product MSSNPPHVILLIGPTASGKTELAIEIAKYFKTRIHNIDSRQIYKFMDIGTAKPSKNQQKQIKHFLIDIEEPINPINAKQFQAIAQKSIKREIKLNKIPFLVGGSGLYINSITKGFFLPDVPPQNYLRRQLEELGQKKCWELLQKCDPTLTKKINFADQVRTIRALEVFYVTGKPFSNQKVQTPPDWRILELGLDRDNLKDRILERTKNMFLSGIVEETKNIISQYGSDLPILETIGYREARDVLNNHSNIDKAIELTATKTIQFAKRQKTWFRNKNNPIWLNNKNLLKDAIIKIESFLG is encoded by the coding sequence ATGTCTTCTAATCCACCTCACGTAATACTTTTAATAGGACCCACAGCCAGTGGTAAGACAGAATTAGCTATTGAAATTGCAAAATATTTTAAAACTCGTATACATAATATCGATTCAAGACAAATTTATAAATTTATGGATATTGGAACTGCCAAGCCTTCTAAGAATCAACAAAAACAAATAAAGCATTTTTTAATAGATATTGAGGAGCCTATTAATCCAATTAACGCAAAACAATTTCAAGCAATTGCTCAAAAATCAATAAAAAGAGAAATAAAACTAAACAAAATACCCTTTCTTGTTGGAGGAAGTGGTCTATACATTAATTCCATAACAAAGGGTTTTTTTCTACCAGATGTACCTCCGCAAAATTATTTGAGAAGACAATTAGAAGAACTTGGTCAGAAAAAATGTTGGGAGCTTTTACAAAAATGTGATCCAACTTTAACCAAAAAAATCAATTTTGCTGATCAAGTTAGAACAATAAGAGCTTTAGAAGTTTTTTACGTAACAGGTAAGCCTTTTTCAAATCAAAAAGTTCAAACTCCACCTGACTGGAGAATATTAGAGCTTGGATTAGATAGAGATAATTTAAAAGATAGAATTCTAGAAAGAACAAAAAATATGTTTCTTTCTGGAATTGTCGAGGAAACGAAAAACATTATTTCTCAATATGGATCGGATTTACCAATATTAGAAACTATTGGTTACCGTGAAGCGAGAGATGTCTTAAATAACCATTCAAATATCGATAAGGCGATTGAATTAACAGCTACAAAAACGATCCAGTTTGCCAAAAGACAAAAAACATGGTTTCGTAATAAAAATAATCCCATTTGGCTTAATAACAAAAACCTGCTAAAAGATGCAATAATTAAAATAGAGTCTTTTTTAGGCTGA
- a CDS encoding nuclear transport factor 2 family protein, translating to MTRVISIEDLKGLFNKPYGKDAPTKKKWAEFYNVNVIFIDPTQETEGLDSYVKAQEKLVKRCDDVFLETHAISITGDCGFVEWTMGLKIMGKEFIYPGTTRLLFGENGLIKEHRDYFDFCGPTFGPVPILGTFIRWLYSKFVS from the coding sequence ATGACAAGAGTAATTTCTATTGAGGATTTAAAGGGATTATTTAATAAACCTTATGGTAAAGATGCTCCCACAAAAAAAAAATGGGCTGAATTTTATAATGTGAATGTTATTTTTATAGACCCAACTCAGGAAACAGAGGGCTTAGATTCTTATGTTAAAGCTCAAGAAAAGCTAGTTAAAAGGTGTGATGATGTTTTTTTAGAAACTCATGCAATTTCCATAACTGGGGATTGTGGATTCGTTGAATGGACAATGGGTTTAAAAATTATGGGTAAAGAATTTATTTATCCTGGAACTACTCGTTTATTATTTGGTGAAAATGGATTAATCAAAGAGCACAGAGATTACTTTGATTTTTGCGGCCCAACTTTTGGACCAGTCCCTATTTTAGGAACTTTTATAAGATGGCTTTATAGTAAATTCGTATCTTGA
- a CDS encoding GntR family transcriptional regulator, with product MRFHIQQESDIPASTQLYNQICFAIAARHYPPGHRLPSTRQLAMQTGLHRNTISKVYRQLEIDGVVEAIAGSGIYVRDNLTKKNFKKSVYSKDKISSPPDQEAKKAIDNFINLGFTLQETREIVTKEIDWRIKCGARIIVSTPREDIGASMLIAEDLSPKINVPVEVVPMEELEKVLSNSNNGTIVTSRYFLQPLEKVAKQHGVRAIAVDLSDFQKELKILKELDAGNCVGIVSISPGLLRAAEVIIHSMRGSELMLMTAISDNNSRLLSLLKASNHIVCDGPSLSVVETTLLRNRSQLMRLPQIICSKNYLSIETINQLKKEIGVIN from the coding sequence GTGAGATTCCATATTCAACAAGAAAGTGATATCCCAGCATCTACTCAACTATATAATCAAATTTGCTTTGCAATTGCTGCAAGGCATTATCCGCCTGGTCACAGATTGCCTAGTACTAGACAACTTGCAATGCAGACTGGACTTCATCGAAATACTATAAGCAAAGTTTACAGACAACTTGAAATAGATGGAGTTGTAGAAGCAATAGCTGGATCAGGTATTTATGTTAGAGATAATCTCACTAAAAAAAACTTCAAAAAATCAGTTTACTCGAAAGATAAAATAAGTTCACCACCTGATCAAGAAGCAAAAAAGGCTATTGATAATTTCATAAATCTTGGCTTTACCTTACAAGAAACGAGAGAAATAGTAACCAAAGAAATTGATTGGCGTATTAAATGTGGAGCGAGAATAATAGTCAGTACTCCTAGAGAAGATATTGGCGCCTCTATGCTAATAGCAGAAGACCTCTCTCCTAAAATTAATGTACCTGTAGAAGTTGTTCCTATGGAAGAGTTAGAAAAAGTTTTAAGTAATTCTAATAACGGAACTATTGTGACAAGCAGATATTTTTTACAACCTTTAGAAAAAGTAGCTAAACAACATGGGGTAAGAGCAATTGCAGTTGACTTGAGTGACTTTCAAAAAGAATTGAAAATTCTTAAAGAATTAGATGCCGGAAATTGTGTTGGTATTGTAAGTATTAGTCCTGGCTTACTAAGGGCGGCAGAAGTTATCATACACAGCATGCGAGGTAGTGAATTAATGCTGATGACCGCAATCTCAGATAATAACAGTAGATTACTATCTCTTTTAAAGGCCTCCAACCATATAGTTTGCGATGGGCCTAGTTTATCCGTTGTAGAAACTACGTTATTGAGAAATCGGTCGCAACTTATGCGATTACCTCAAATAATATGCTCTAAAAATTATTTGAGTATTGAAACAATAAATCAATTAAAAAAGGAAATAGGAGTTATTAATTAG